The DNA sequence ATGTCGATCTATCGAACGGGACGGGCCTCTGGCCCTAACCCAGCCTTACGCGGCCAGCTTAAATTGGCGGGATTTGCGACGTGGATCAAGTCCGCGAACGGGTATGGTTTGCTCTTTTTCGATACGGTAGGGGACTGGCGTAACTAGACATGGCAGGTAGGACGGCGCGCCGGCGCTCTTTCGCCGGACGGTGTTGTATTGCCCTGACATACCCAACGCGGACTGGCTTCCATGGGCCGGCACCGGTTCCCGTCGGATAGTGGGCGACGTTCATTGCCGGCGGCGGCAATGGGCATCGTAGCGAAGACACGGTCGCCGGAAAAGGATGCAGGAGGCGCATCCCCAGCGAAAAACAGGTACAGAAAGGCAAGGAACTCGATCATGCAGAGCGGCATCGAAAGGGAGCTTACGGGCGACCTCCCATTTCCTGGAACTTTGATCGGAGCAAACGAGATGGCGGTCTCCAGCGACGCGGAACAGAAGTTCGACCGGGTCAAGGCCCAGTTGAAGGCGCGCCTGGGAACCGAAGTCTATTCCAGCTGGTTTGGGCGCATGAAGGTCGCGGAAGCGTCCAAGGGCATTGTCCGCATCTCCGTGCCCACCGCATTCCTGCGCTCGTGGATCAACGGCCACTATCATGATCTCATTTCAGAGCTGTGGAAGCACGAGGATCCCGAGCTTCTCAAGATCGAAATCGTCGTGCGCACCGCAACCCGTCAGGGGCGCGGCCAGCCCGAACCGGAATTGGCGCCGGCCCGCAAGATGACGCGGCAGACGCAGACGGCGCTGGCCGCCGGCACCGTCAGTCCAAGTAGGGTGGAGCGGTCTCCGATGCCGCGTCCGGGCGTGCCGGTCGAGAGCGAGTTCCGCCACAATGTCCTGGGATCACCGCTTGATCCGCGTTACACGTTCGGCTCCTTCATCGAGGGACCGTCGAACCGCGTTGCCTTCGCCGCCGCCAAGGCCGTGGCGGAATCGCAGTCGAGCGCGGTACGCTTCAACCCGCTTTTCCTGCATGCCACCGTCGGGCTCGGCAAGACGCACCTGCTGCAGGCCATCGCGGCGGAATCGCTGAAGCAGAACCCGAAGTCACGCGTCGTCTACCTCACCGCGGAGTATTTCATGTGGCGCTTCGCCACGGCGATCCGCGACAACAACGCACTGACGCTCAAGGAGCAGTTGCGCGACATCGATCTCTTAATCATCGATGACATGCAATTCCTGCAGGGCAAATCGATCCAGCATGAATTCTGTCATCTGATCAACATGCTGCTCGACAGCGCCAAGCAGGTCGTCGTTGCCGCCGACCGGCCACCGTCGGAGCTGGAATCGCTCGAACCGCGGGTCCGTTCGCGTCTCAATGGCGGCGTCGCGCTCGAAATGTCGGCGCCCGATTTCGCCATGCGGCTCGGCATGCTCAAACTGCGTCTGGCCACGGCCAGGATCGACGATGCATCGCTGGGCATTTCCGAAGAGATCCTCAACCACGTTGCCCGCACCGTGACCGGCAGCGGACGTGAACTGGAGGGCGCCTTCAACCAGCTCCTGTTTCGCCAGTCGTTCGAGCCGCAGATCACCATCGACCGCATCGACGAGATCCTCGGCCACATCTATCGCACGGGCGAGCCGAAGCGGGTCCGCATCGAGGACATTCAGCGCATCGTGGCGCGTCACTACAACGTCTCGAAGACGGAATTGCTGTCCAATCGGCGCACGCGCACCATCGTCAAGCCGCGACAGGTCGCCATGTATCTGTCGAAGGTGATGACGCCGCGCTCGCTGCCGGAAATCGGACGGCGCTTCGGTGGTCGCGATCACACGACGGTGCTGCACGCCGTGCGCAAGATCGAGGACCTTTCCGGCAATGACAACACGCTGGCGCAGGAACTGGAATTGCTGAGAAGGCTGATCAACGACCAGGCCTGACCGGCCAGAAGCGCCCGCTTGCGGGGTTGGCCAGCTTTATCCCCAGAAAGCCCGCGCAACCGGCCCGAACCGGTGGCGCGGGCTTGCGTTCACTGGTTTTTTCCTGTCAGTTTGCGTAGATTCTGAAGCCTGTTCAGAGCTTTCGCGGGGCGCCGGCAGCCGGAGACCCGTTCATTCATTCAAGCGAGCCTGTTTCGTCATGCGTGTTATCCTGGAACGGTCAAATCTCCTGAAGTCGCTCAACCACGTGCACCGCGTGGTCGAACGGCGCAACACCATACCGATCCTGTCGAACGTGCTTCTCAGCGCGGACGGCGCCAGCCTCGAAATGAAGGCCACCGACCTCGACCTAGAGGTGACGGAAGCGACGCCCGCCAAGGTCGAGCGCGGCGGCGCGACGACGGTCCCCGCGCACCTGCTCTATGACATCGTGCGCAAGCTCTCCGACGGCGCCGAGGTAATGCTGAAGACGGATGAGGACGGCAACGCCATGACGGTGACGTCGGGCCGCTCGAGCTTCCGCCTGCAGTGCCTGCCGCAATCCGATTTTCCCGAGCTTTCGGCCGGATCCTTCTCGCACATCTTCCGCCTCGATGCGGTGGCGCTGAAGGGCCTGATCGAGAAGACGCAGTTCGCCATCTCCACCGAGGAGACACGCTACTATCTCAACGGCATCTACCTGCACACGCATGAAGTCGGCGGCAAGCTGAAGCTGCGCTCGGTGGCAACCGACGGCCATCGGCTGGCGCGCGCCGAGATTGACGCGCCGGCCGGCTCCGAGGGCATGCCGGGCATCATCATTCCGCGCAAAACAGTGAGCGAGTTGCAGAAACTGGTCGACGATCCGGATGTCGCCGTGACCACCGAACTGTCCGACACCAAAATCCGCTTCACCATCGGCAGCGTCGTCCTCACCTCGAAGCTGATCGACGGCACCTTCCCGGACTATCAGCGGGTCATTCCGACCGGCAACGACAAGAAGCTGATCCTCGACCGCCAAAGCTTCGCCGCAGCGGTCGACCGGGTCTCGACCATCTCTTCCGAACGCGGCCGCGCGGTGAAGCTCTCGATCAGCGAAGGCCAGGTGACGCTTGCGGTCAACAATCCGGATTCAGGCAGCGCCACGGAAGAACTGGCGGCCGACTATTCGGCCGACCCGATCGAGATCGGCTTCAACGCCAAATACCTGCTCGATGTCGCCGCGCAATTGACCGGCACGGAGGCCAAATTCATGTTGGCCGATGCCGGTTCGCCGACGCTGATCCACGACATGGCCGATGAGACCGCGCTTTACGTGCTGATGCCGATGCGGGTATAGCCGGCGCGGCGTCGCTGGCGATACGACTAGGCCTTGGTTGCGGCGACTTCTACAGGCGGATAGCGGTTGCCGGCACAAACCCACATAAGTAAGCTCACGCTTACCAATTTTCGCAACTATGCGACCCTTGCGATAGATGTCGCGCCGGGCGCCGTGGTCTTTTCCGGCGACAATGGTGCCGGTAAGACCAATCTCCTCGAAGCGATCTCCTTTTTGACACCGGGACGCGGCTTGCGCCGCGCAGCCTACGGGGATGTGGCCCGTGAGGGTGGCGATGGCGGTTTTGCCCTGCATGCACGGCTCGACGGACCTGAAGGCGAGGTCGAGATCGGTACAGGCATTTCCGGGGGCGACACCGCGGAAAGCGGCAGGCGGGTGCGTATAAATGGAGCCGCGGCGCGGGCCGAGGACATGCTGGAATGGCTGCGGGTCGTGTGGCTGACGCCGGCGATGGATTCTCTGTTCACCGGGCCGGCCGCGGATCGCCGGCGCTTTCTCGACCGGCTGGTGCTAGCGATCGATCCCGGCCATGGCCAGCGCGCACTCGATTACGAGAAGGCGATGCGAGGCCGTAACCGCTTGCTGACGGAAGGCTCGCGGGATGCCAGCTGGTTCGAGGCGATAGAGACGCAGATGGCCGAGACCGGCGTGGCGATAGCGGCCGCGCGCGCCGAGTTGGTGCGCCTGCTGGTGGCCATGATCGACAGGCTGCCCGACACCGGACCGTTTCCGCGGGCCGATATCGGCCTTTCGGGTGAATTGGAGGCCGAGATTGCCGGTGCGCCGGCGGTCGATGTCGAGGAGCGGTTCCGACGGGCGCTTGCCGATGGCCGCGACCGCGACCGCGCCGCCGGACGTACCCTCGAGGGCCCGCACCGCTCGGACCTCATGGTCCGGCACCGGCCCAAGGCAATGCCGGCCGAACTCTGCTCGACCGGCGAACAGAAGGCGTTGCTGGTCGGCATCGTGCTGTCGCATGCCCGGCTGACCGGCGAAATGTCCGGCCTGACGCCGATCCTGCTGCTCGACGAGATCGCGGCGCACCTCGATGGCGGCCGGCGCGCGGCACTGTTCTCGATCCTGGAAGACCTGAACTGCCAGGCTTTCATGACGGGTACCGATGCGGCGCTGTTTTCCAGCCTGCATGGCCGCGCTCAGTTCCTGACGGTCGACCATGGCACGGTTGGGCCAACCGAAGACCCCTGACAATATTTTTCGGCCGCTATATGGTCCTGACATGACTACCGCCCTCACCGCCGACGAGATCGAACGCTATGCCCGCCACATCGTGCTGCCCGAGGTCGGCGGCGCTGGCCAGCAGAAGCTCAAGCAGGCGCGGGTGCTGGTGATCGGCGCTGGCGGGCTCGGGGCGCCGGTGCTTGAATATCTCGCCGCGGCCGGTGTCGGCACGCTCGGCATTGTCGACGACGACACTGTTTCGCTCTCCAACCTACAACGGCAGGTCATTCACGGCACCGATACGGTCGGCATGCTGAAAACCCAGAGCGCCGGCGCTGCGATCGCCCGCATCAATCCCAACATATCGGTCGAAACGCACACATTCCGGCTCACCGCGGAAAACGCCCCTGCCCTCGTCGCCAAGTACGATATCGTCGTCGACGGGTCCGACAATTTCGAGACGCGTTATGTGGTTGCCGATGCCTGCGCCAGCGAAGGGAAGCCGCTGGTGCATGCGGCCGTCGGACGTTTCGATGGCTCGGTCACCGTGTTGAAGCCTTTCGAGGACGGCAGGGACGGCAAGCCGAACCCGAGCTATCGGGATCTGTTTCCCGAAGCCCCGCCGCCGGGCCTGGTGCCGTCCTGTGCGGAGGCCGGAGTGCTCGGCGCGCTGACCGGCGTCGTCGGCACCCTGCAGGCAATGGAGGCGATCAAACTGGTCACCGGCATAGGCGAGCCGCTGATCGGCCGGCTGCTGCTTTACGATGCGCTCGCCGCCCGCTTCGAGACCATCCGCTACAAAAGACGCTGATCTTGGAACAACCCCCTGTTTCGATCACGCAAATCCCCGCCGATTTCGGCCGCTGGGGTGATGTGCTTGCCCTGATCATGCATGCCTTCGCCTTCATGGACGGCATCATCGACCCGCCGTCGTCGGCTCACCTGCTCACAGTCGAAGCACTGCGCGCCAAAGCCTTGCGGGAGACAGGCTTTCTGGCGCTCGACGGCGACAGGATCGTGGGCTGCGTTTTTGCTCTCGAAAAGGCCGAGGGTCTTTATGTCGGCAAGCTCGCCGTCGCCCCGGACCGGCAGGGGCAAGGCATTGGCCGGCGGCTGATGCAAGCGGCCGAAGATCTGGCCCGCAGCCGCGGCAAGGCCGACATCGAACTGGAGACGAGGATCGAACTGGCCGCAAATCATGCCGCCTTTGCCCGGCTCGGCTTTCGCGAAACCGAACGGACGGTGCATGAGGGCTATGACAGGCCGACGTCCATCACCATGCGCAAGACCATTTCGTAAGCTTCGGTTTATGAGAGCCGGCGCCTGGAAGGTTTTCAGGTCCTGAGCGGCAGCACGCGGTCCGGCGGGCGATGGCCATCGACGAAGGCGCGGATATTGATGATGACCTTCTCGCCCATGTCGATGCGGCCCTCGAGCGTGGCCGAGCCCATATGCGGCAGAAGCACGACCTTGTTCCTGGCGGCCAGCTTCAAGAGCTTGCTGTTCAGGGCCGGTTCGTGCTCGTAAACGTCCAGGCCGGCGCCGGCGATCTTGCCGTCCTGGATCAGCTTGACCAGCGCTTCTTCGTCGATGATGTCGCCGCGGGCAGTGTTGACGATATAGGCGGTGGGCTGCAGCAACGCGAGCCGCCGCGCCGACAGAAGATGAAAGGTAGCGGGTGTCGAGGGACAATTCACCGAGATGATGTCCATGCGGGCCAGCATCTGGTCGAGACTTTCCCAATAGGTCGCCTCCAGCCCATCCTCGACCGCCGGCAGCACACGATGCCGGTTGTGATAGTGAATGGACAGGCCGAAAGCCTTGGCTCGCCTGGCAACGGCGGTGCCGATGCGGCCCATGCCGACAATGCCGAGCCGCTTGCCCCAGATGCGCCGGCCAAGCATCCAGGTCGGCGACCAGCCGGCCCATTTCTTGTCGCCCGTGAGCACACTGGCGCCTTCCGCTAGCCGGCGCGGCACCGCCAGCATCAACGCCATGGTCATATCGGCGGTATCTTCGGTGAGCACGTTGGGCGTGTTGGTGACGGTGATGCCCCTCTTGGCCGCCGCCGCCACGTCGATCTTGTCGACGCCGTTGCCGAAATTGGCGATCAGCTTGAGATTGTCGCCGGCCTGGGCAATCAGTGCGGCGTCGATCTGGTCGGTCACGGTCGGCACCAGCACGTCGGCTTCCTTGACCGCGGCGACCAGTTCCGGCTGCGTCATCGGCCTGTCCTCGACGTTCAGCCTTGCGTCGAACAGCTCGCGCATGCGGGTCTCGACCG is a window from the Mesorhizobium australicum WSM2073 genome containing:
- the dnaA gene encoding chromosomal replication initiator protein DnaA; the encoded protein is MQSGIERELTGDLPFPGTLIGANEMAVSSDAEQKFDRVKAQLKARLGTEVYSSWFGRMKVAEASKGIVRISVPTAFLRSWINGHYHDLISELWKHEDPELLKIEIVVRTATRQGRGQPEPELAPARKMTRQTQTALAAGTVSPSRVERSPMPRPGVPVESEFRHNVLGSPLDPRYTFGSFIEGPSNRVAFAAAKAVAESQSSAVRFNPLFLHATVGLGKTHLLQAIAAESLKQNPKSRVVYLTAEYFMWRFATAIRDNNALTLKEQLRDIDLLIIDDMQFLQGKSIQHEFCHLINMLLDSAKQVVVAADRPPSELESLEPRVRSRLNGGVALEMSAPDFAMRLGMLKLRLATARIDDASLGISEEILNHVARTVTGSGRELEGAFNQLLFRQSFEPQITIDRIDEILGHIYRTGEPKRVRIEDIQRIVARHYNVSKTELLSNRRTRTIVKPRQVAMYLSKVMTPRSLPEIGRRFGGRDHTTVLHAVRKIEDLSGNDNTLAQELELLRRLINDQA
- a CDS encoding GNAT family N-acetyltransferase; its protein translation is MEQPPVSITQIPADFGRWGDVLALIMHAFAFMDGIIDPPSSAHLLTVEALRAKALRETGFLALDGDRIVGCVFALEKAEGLYVGKLAVAPDRQGQGIGRRLMQAAEDLARSRGKADIELETRIELAANHAAFARLGFRETERTVHEGYDRPTSITMRKTIS
- the dnaN gene encoding DNA polymerase III subunit beta; amino-acid sequence: MRVILERSNLLKSLNHVHRVVERRNTIPILSNVLLSADGASLEMKATDLDLEVTEATPAKVERGGATTVPAHLLYDIVRKLSDGAEVMLKTDEDGNAMTVTSGRSSFRLQCLPQSDFPELSAGSFSHIFRLDAVALKGLIEKTQFAISTEETRYYLNGIYLHTHEVGGKLKLRSVATDGHRLARAEIDAPAGSEGMPGIIIPRKTVSELQKLVDDPDVAVTTELSDTKIRFTIGSVVLTSKLIDGTFPDYQRVIPTGNDKKLILDRQSFAAAVDRVSTISSERGRAVKLSISEGQVTLAVNNPDSGSATEELAADYSADPIEIGFNAKYLLDVAAQLTGTEAKFMLADAGSPTLIHDMADETALYVLMPMRV
- a CDS encoding 2-hydroxyacid dehydrogenase, whose protein sequence is MVGKKKPLVVITRKLPDPVETRMRELFDARLNVEDRPMTQPELVAAVKEADVLVPTVTDQIDAALIAQAGDNLKLIANFGNGVDKIDVAAAAKRGITVTNTPNVLTEDTADMTMALMLAVPRRLAEGASVLTGDKKWAGWSPTWMLGRRIWGKRLGIVGMGRIGTAVARRAKAFGLSIHYHNRHRVLPAVEDGLEATYWESLDQMLARMDIISVNCPSTPATFHLLSARRLALLQPTAYIVNTARGDIIDEEALVKLIQDGKIAGAGLDVYEHEPALNSKLLKLAARNKVVLLPHMGSATLEGRIDMGEKVIINIRAFVDGHRPPDRVLPLRT
- a CDS encoding molybdopterin-synthase adenylyltransferase MoeB — translated: MTTALTADEIERYARHIVLPEVGGAGQQKLKQARVLVIGAGGLGAPVLEYLAAAGVGTLGIVDDDTVSLSNLQRQVIHGTDTVGMLKTQSAGAAIARINPNISVETHTFRLTAENAPALVAKYDIVVDGSDNFETRYVVADACASEGKPLVHAAVGRFDGSVTVLKPFEDGRDGKPNPSYRDLFPEAPPPGLVPSCAEAGVLGALTGVVGTLQAMEAIKLVTGIGEPLIGRLLLYDALAARFETIRYKRR
- the recF gene encoding DNA replication/repair protein RecF (All proteins in this family for which functions are known are DNA-binding proteins that assist the filamentation of RecA onto DNA for the initiation of recombination or recombinational repair.), producing MPAQTHISKLTLTNFRNYATLAIDVAPGAVVFSGDNGAGKTNLLEAISFLTPGRGLRRAAYGDVAREGGDGGFALHARLDGPEGEVEIGTGISGGDTAESGRRVRINGAAARAEDMLEWLRVVWLTPAMDSLFTGPAADRRRFLDRLVLAIDPGHGQRALDYEKAMRGRNRLLTEGSRDASWFEAIETQMAETGVAIAAARAELVRLLVAMIDRLPDTGPFPRADIGLSGELEAEIAGAPAVDVEERFRRALADGRDRDRAAGRTLEGPHRSDLMVRHRPKAMPAELCSTGEQKALLVGIVLSHARLTGEMSGLTPILLLDEIAAHLDGGRRAALFSILEDLNCQAFMTGTDAALFSSLHGRAQFLTVDHGTVGPTEDP